Genomic segment of Streptomyces sp. NA02950:
CTGGTGCTGATCGACGCCGGGGGACCGATTCACCGGTACCACACCTCCCACAGCGCGGCGGCCGTTGGTGCAACACCGACGGGGCACGGCTTTCGCGGCAATGCCCTGCGCCGCAAGCCCCTGCAGCCCATCTCCGCTGTCCTCAACAATGTCCGCGTGCATGCTGACGCGACGCTCACCACCTCATGGCATGAACTGCTGGCCTCCATCGAGAACGGGATCGTGGTGGAGTCCTTGTTCGGAGCCGAACAGAAGGGGCGGCTGTCTCCTGTTGTCGAGGGGGGCGTCCAACAAGGGTTCGTCGTTCAACACGGCCGGGTCGTGGCGCGGCTGCGGCGCACAAGTTTTCGCATGGACCTGCGCGAGGCTCTGGGCGCGGACCTTGCTGGGGTGTCAACGCAGAGCTGGCCGGTGAGCAAGGTGTGGACCGGCAAGATGCCGTTCCTCCTTGCCCGTTCGCTCCAGGACTGAAGGAGGGATCCACACGTACGACGCGATCATCGTCGGCGGTCGGGTGGCTGGGTCAGTCACCGCGACCTTGCTGGCGCAACGCAAGTGGCGGGTGCTGCTGCTCGACCGGGCTCCCTTGCCCAGTCCCGCGGTGTCCACACACTTCTTCGGGCCCTCCGTGCTTGCTTTCCTCGAGGAGCTGGGCATCCTGGACAAGGTGCGCGCCACCGGGGCGCCACCTCTGGCGCACTGGCATCTCCACCTGGGCGATAACTACTACGGCGGGCCGATGCTGCCGCGCGCCCAGCACCCGTACAACCTGTGCGTACGCCGCGACTCCCTGGACGACATTCTGCTGCGCCGTGCCGCTGAAGAGCCCCTGGTCGAGGTACGCGACCGCACCGCCGTGCGTACTCTGCTGCGCCAAGGTGACCAGGTCACCGGCGTGGCAGGGGCTGGCTGGGAGGAGAAGGCACGTGTGGTCATCGGCGCCGACGGACGCGGCTCGCTGGTCGCCCAGCAACTCGGGGCCGAGCCGCTGTTCGACGCCGGTGCCCTGCGTTGCACTTTCCACGCCTACTGGCACGATGTGCACGCCCTCCCGGAGCCTTCCTTGGAGCTGTGGCACGACGACGGTGACGTGATCCAGATGGGCCCCTGTGATGGCGACCAGTGGGTGGTGATGGTCTCGGTCCCCCCTGAACGATTCAAGCAGATGCGCGCAGACGGTGGAGCCGGATACGAGCAGCGGCTACGCGCCATACCTGCCATGCGAGCCCGGCTGCGCACCGCCGAACGCGTTTCCCAGGTCTTCGCGGGCAAGAATCTGCGCAACTTCCATCGGCCTGCAGCCGGAGCAGGCTGGCGGCTGGTAGGTGATGCCCTGTGCCACAAGGACCCGCTGTTCGGTGCCGGCATCGCTGATGCCGTTTCCGGCTCCCGGGCCCTGGCTCAGACCCTGGACGACGCCCTGAGCGGCCGAGTCAGTTGGGAACACAGCGCTAGTCAGTACATGGAGGAGACAGAAACCAAGATCGTGAATCGCATGAGACAGGGACTGGAGGACTTGACCATTCAGCCTCCCGCACCGTCCCAACGCGCCTGGATCCGCAGCGCTTTGGGGCACCCAGGCCTCGCCTTCGAACTGGCCGCGCACTGCTCGCGCCTGTTCGAAGCACTGCCTGCTGACCGGCAGGCATTCTGGCAGCGTGCGGCAGACTCCACCGCCGAAGTCCTAGGCCTGCCCCAAGCCGCACGCCTGGCGCAACAGGAGCAGGCCCGGTGACCGGCCCGGCGCTCCCCGACTACCTTGCACCGCATGCCGAGGACCTCGTGGCCTTGCAGCGGGCAGTCGCCCATAATCGCTGGCTCGCGGCCACAGGGCGCGACGCATACGCCACCACGGACACGGCGGAACGCTACCCGCACCTGTCGAACGGTTCTCTGGTCTCGCTCGCGCTGGATCACGGAGATCTCTCCCTCGCTCACGAACTGTCGCTGTGGTACTTCCGAACGATGCTGGCCCGGCCCACCCAGGAACTGCGACAAGGACAGCGTGAGGTCACCGTCGAGGTGAATGGCCGCTCGCTCAGCCACGCCGAACTCTTGGCCGCCCGGAGGACTGCGCAGTCCACGGCCGAGCACGATGCCCTCGGCCGGGCCGTGACCGAGGCGAGCAGCAAGCTCGATCAGTACCGCATGCGGTGGCTGGAGCAGCATGCTCAGGCCGTCCATCGGCTCGGATTCGTATCCCACGCACATCTGGTACGCGCGTTGCACCCGGACGCCGACCGGTGGGTGACTGACGCTGAGAGTTGGCTGGAGCGCACCCGCGAAGACTTCCTTACCCGGTGGCGCCGTTGGCAGGATCAGGACAGCCTGGCGGCGCCACGCCTCTTGGACACCAGAATCGTCGCCGAGGGCGCAGGTACAATCGATGACCCCCTCGGCGTCGTCACCGCCACCGTGAAGGCATGGGGCCTGTCTGCGGCCCTGGACCGCATCACCGTCGACAGCGAGGCACGAGCCGGGAAGCTCAGCTTCTCCTTCTGCTCCCCGGTGAATCCGCCCCACGATGTACGGGTGTCGGTCACTCCTGGCCGTTCGCTGCGCGATCTGCCCCCACTGCTGCATGAGTTCGGCCACGCCCTGCATTTCACTTCTGGCGTGGAGCACGCCTGGGAGCTTTGGCGGATCCCGACTGCACTGACCGAGGCGGTCGGCTTCGCAGTGGAGCATGTCGTGCATCAGCCCCAATGGCAGCAACAGCATCTGGGCGCTTCGCTGGCTCCCGAGGCCGCTGACCGGCTGCGGTTCGGGCGGGAGGCTGTACGCCGTCTGATCGCCACCAGCCTGTGCTACGAGATGGCGGTACATGACGGGCACCCTGCGCCCAGAGACCTGTACGAGCAGATGTTCGGCCGCGAGTTCGGCATCAGCGTCAGCGGCGCTGATGCATTCAATCGGCTCCAGGCATACCTGGAGGGGCAGCCCTGCTATCCGCTCGTGTACTACGAGGCCTATCGCCTGCGTGACCCGCTGTGGCAGTACTTGGAACAACAGGGAGGGCCTCAATGGTGGGCTTCCCCCTCGGCACACACCACCCTGGTGGACCTGTTCGCTGCCATCGGGCGTACTGCACCGGCCGAATGGTCTTCTTCGGCCCTCGCACCCGCGATGTCAGATATGTGAATCGGCCTGCTCGCGGTCCCGGCGCCGCAACGCGGCCGCTCTGCGGAATTCAGCATGGGCCTCGGTGACGATTCGATGCAGCGCGGGGGGAAGATCCGCCGCCAGCAGATGTTCCGCCCCTGACAGCACTGCCTCTTCCTCGCCCCACCAAGGGAAGAGCTGGCGGGAAAGCTGGCCCGCCAGTTCTGCAGGCCGCCGCTGCCACAGGGCCGGCATGTCGTCGAAATACCGGTGTGCAAACGGCCGCAACACCTCGTTCTGTCCCGGCGGAGCGAACCCTGTGGCGGCCGCGCGGGCGAGCGTCGCCGGCACGTCTTCGGCGAGCACGGCCAGCTCCCAGGCCGCCGCCTTGGCGCCTACTGCCGGGAACGAGGCGTATGCGCGCACCCGCCTCGCCTTCTCCGCGAGCGGCTCCCCTTCGTGTGCATCGGAGTCGATCTGTTCCAAGGTGGTGTTGCCGTGTGCGGCGAGCCCGGCAAGCAGCCGCCAGCGCAGATCCTCGTCCAGAGTGAGCCCGTTGGGTAGCGGTGTGCCCGCGCACCAATCCCGCACGGTCGCCCGCAGA
This window contains:
- a CDS encoding NAD(P)/FAD-dependent oxidoreductase, yielding MPVRSRTEGGIHTYDAIIVGGRVAGSVTATLLAQRKWRVLLLDRAPLPSPAVSTHFFGPSVLAFLEELGILDKVRATGAPPLAHWHLHLGDNYYGGPMLPRAQHPYNLCVRRDSLDDILLRRAAEEPLVEVRDRTAVRTLLRQGDQVTGVAGAGWEEKARVVIGADGRGSLVAQQLGAEPLFDAGALRCTFHAYWHDVHALPEPSLELWHDDGDVIQMGPCDGDQWVVMVSVPPERFKQMRADGGAGYEQRLRAIPAMRARLRTAERVSQVFAGKNLRNFHRPAAGAGWRLVGDALCHKDPLFGAGIADAVSGSRALAQTLDDALSGRVSWEHSASQYMEETETKIVNRMRQGLEDLTIQPPAPSQRAWIRSALGHPGLAFELAAHCSRLFEALPADRQAFWQRAADSTAEVLGLPQAARLAQQEQAR